The stretch of DNA CAGCATATCTGGAGCTGCTTCTCAAATGGTTCTGGAGAAAATATTCTTCGttataacttttctgtaaatttgagattgattaaaaataaaatcctctccaaagagtttttaaaattaaagttaagtTGTTCAGCTAGTTTGCATGCTGCTGAGCAGTCAGAACCAGTCCATCTTGAAGCAGAGGCCATCGGAGACCTTAAGCAGAGCCGTTTCAGGGCAGGCAGAGACCAAAGTTAAATAGAAGGTGAGGATGAGACTGGTGACAAATGGAAATGATAGACATGGGCAGCTTTTTTTGGAGTTTAGctgtggagggagaagaggggccCTTAGAAGGAGAATCATAGTGAAGGATCTGGAAGCAATGATATACTAGGGATGTCTGAAAAAATTAAGTTATCCTAAATAGGGGAGATCTTGTAGAAGTTTTGTCTTCAGATATTTGAAAACCTTGCAAGTCAGGtactttgtgttgtttttgtttgtttgttttagagggATGAACTTACAACAAGTGCTTACAGAGAAAATGGATTTTGACTCAACATTAGAAAACCTTGAGCTATCCAGCAGTTGAATAATTAGTTGCCATGTGAAAAGTGAGCTCCTATCACAAAAAGTGGAAAACGAGAGGTTGGAAAGTAGGTGTTCTAGCCCAGTTCCTGGACGTGACTCCTTTATTGATTTAGGGATGAGGTTAGATGGacctcctgctcccaccccatTCTCTGGCCTATTGTTGCACAAGTATTTTAGCAGGAATTCTTAGCCCTTTCTGAAATCTTGAGTGTAACAGGAAATTACCAGTTTTTGAAGttcatctttaattttgtttattgtgCTTATTACAAGTGTAGATAATTTCACATTGCAGTGACCAGTATCTCATTTTATTCCTTAGATATTACTCTGGATGATTCTGAGTAAAACTGTTGGTGTGTTACTGGTGGAGAGAGGTCCTCATCCCCACCTGTTGCTCGTGGGGGTGGATTTCTTGcaatatcccaagaaaaagaattttctgagacttgcgagggaggatgagatattgtagaaagctttatttctgtgggattATACCCCTGAGATTCCAAGATCCCATTTctcttagtccagtcatagaagaagtataGCTGGGGCTTCGGcaaagctaaaatcagagccagtgtccagaattttctttccatgttggagccaaGTCCAGACCAGCatcagtccattagtccattgcatgtggggtcggCGAATGCAAGGAAGCCACGAGTCAAGAGCAacaagagagagaactcctttATTAtgagattatgtattcccaaatttttgcAGGCTTGCATTGGTTCCATCCATTCTGACAAATGTGTGGTtccccaggtttgactgacaggtaTTTTCCCTGGTCACCCCAGCTTCACTGCACATGTGTCTGTCCTTTgttggacccctccccccagtgatCTACAGAGAATGGGCAGGTGGTTCCCTGGGGGTTGCAATTGCAGCTCCTGgagaagctgcccaaatgaccagcctgtaatgtctggccttctctttattccttttctgttgttaataactagctaattacaacagtatctGGTGGGACACACACACGtgcaagcaggccagtggcagCGCCGTGTCCATTATGCTGGGAGAGGGGTCTTTTATACATTGACTAGTatccgtttgcacgaagattcgtgcaatagaccttcattcacctggctgcctgcaccagttttctgctggcaccggggacccaggccttggctgtggccaccgccttctgccttctttcagggtcggggcttggccccgggcggtggccttgggctcggccacacccaacatccctgctaaggatcgaaggagccggcccccagtggtttcctgtgatccgtgcaggctccccgctggtgctcaaggccgggaaagccgagcccaaggccgggaaagcctccacccgaggctttcccggccttgtgttccgccacaccccaacgtccctgcaacggtttcctggtgggcgtggttggtgggcgtggcttggttagtgggcgtggcttgggcatagcaaaggtgcggtcaatttgcatatttgtctattataaggtaagatgatcACAGCAGCTCAGGAGAGTGTAGGATTGCTTGTAGCGATTATATTCTGTGTTGTTTTCCTACTTTTTCTTGaaggctgactttttttttttttagagacagcaCATTTAGAAGTGAGAAGGTTAGGGACAGTAATGAGGCAAGGGTCCCctatgattttatatttgtgaaatatagaaaactgacattttcttatatatttagaaaaatatggcatcaaaggagaaaaaatagatCAGTTGTTAGGAGGTATGTGGGAAAACAACAGTAGTGCTGGTTCTTGTGGCCTACAAATGAGTAACGATTGTGCAGGATGGAGgaaaggaaagcagagagaggCGAATGCGGCTGAGGATAACGAGCTTCTACAGAAGCTCTCTGTGGCTGCCAGGAAAAGGGTTCTGTGCCTTTTAAGTGTCTGCTGAAAGCATGGCCCTtaataaaaatcactaaaaaattcCATGctctataaaatatgaaatagaaaCTAGTATAGTCTTGCTGCTCCATTTATCTAAAGATAAGGCTTCTGGGTTTTTTCTAttgataatttaaataaaaattaaaatgttatttctaagAGTCTGAACGATTTATCATTAGCAAACTAGAACTGAtccctatttaatttttaattgatttttaggttGTGGCACAAATATGCTTTCTTATAGATTTGTGAAACAAAAACGTGGGTATATATAACGAAATTGATCCACAAAATTAACCATAGGAGATTTCTGGGGTCCAGGAGGTTGGCACAAAACCCTATCAGAGACAGCATCTTTTGATCTGTATTTTAGTTCTGTATTTCTCTCTGATCTCAGAAATAAAACCTGTGTTGAGTTGCTAAACATATTCCCTCTTTCAGCATCTTCATACTTAGTTGTTGAAATatgtgaatcctatataataaaatgctaatatgcaaatagaccaaacggcggaacgaccagttgctatgatgtgccctgaccaccagggggcagacgctcaatgcaggagctgccccctggtggtcagtgagttccCACAGGatgagtgctgctcagccagaagccctgagctgggctcacggctggtaagcacagcggcggtggcgggagcctctcccacttctacggcagtactaaggatgtctgactgatggctcccggactgcaagagggcacaggccgggctgagggaccgccccccccccccccgagtgcatgaatttcgtgcactgggtctctagtaaaaatacaagctttgaaaattaattttgctcACCAGTCATACCATCCCTAGGAAtctcttacctaataatagacaaacgtgtaaattgaccgtaccttcactacgcccacagccaatcaggagtgagtatgcaaattaaccttacAAAgctggaaggttaatttgcatatgcaggtgcagacgcctgctatgagggggagggaggggggcagagggagctacaggagtggtgctccagctgggagcgaggacttggTGGCTCCCAGGCGGCCCAAGAGCGGGAACTCGCCGGCTCCCAGGCGGCCGGgagagaagccaggggaaggaaggcctattcttgcacgaatatcatgtaacgggcctctagtttactaaatAAGAAAGCATAGAATCAGAAAGGTTCTAGTCCTGAAaatgtttgtcttatttttaaataaaatcatggaTAATAACATAAATATCCAAGAGCTAAGGAATGAATAGGTAAATTATGTTGCATCAGCTAAATGTGTCATAATTATTGTGTTtccatttaataaaaatcaaatgataaaacTAAAGCAAAAAGTGTATTTACAATATGATTATAAACATGCAGAAAATCCACATGCCTAGGGACAAAGACTGGAGGGAGATGAGTCTGGAATGTTCAGGGTGTGATTGGCAGTACACTTCCCTATAAAGCCATTTGGCATAAAtaaatctagtttttaaaaatggatatggCTGGGAGTTTTGCCAAGGAATAGTTTGGAGCATGAGTTGTGGAGTGACAGTTCTGTTGTGTCTAGGGGAAGCGCAGGCCTCTGCCCCCGCCTACCAGGCCCACAGGTCAGCTGCGCTCCACCTCAGCACCAGTCTAGTTGCAGGCACATGCCAGCACCCATCGGAGCCCCGGGTGATGTTGAGGACATGCCAAGAAAGAGGGCTGCTTTGGCTCCACTTCCCTAAATATTCCTACTCAGGGTCCCTGAATGTCTAGTAACTGAGTATGCTTAAATGGTTACGTGTTTACTATTTGAGGTCAGCCCAGTGCTTAAGATATCACAGCAAAACTTACTCCTGAGATGATACGTTAACTATCCCTTCCTTAGCTTCATCAAGATTAGTCCCCCTCATCAAACTTATTTTCTGCTTCAGAACCATTGAGAGCAGAGTCCCCTGGACTCTCCTCTGTAGATGTCCTTAGAGTTGCAGACATAGGGATCTCCCATTCGCTGGCTGAGACTTCCTTTGCCACCTCGCATGCCTTGTATCTCAAATGGAGCTTGCTTGCCAGGTTGTCACACACCTCCTCACTGGCTCCTGTGTTCAGCAGTAGCGTCAGTGTCTCTCTGCTGCTCACTTAGGGAGGGAGTCCCGGCACTGTCTCCAGCCCGTCCTCCAGCTGCCATCTGTCTGCCTCTGCACTGTCTCACACCCGTGCTTTGCTCCAGTTACTGTCCGTAGGTCCCTGGTTTTGTGATTCCGGCCCTGTCTCTGCAGGGCAGCGTGAACCTCTGCACAGAGACTTGTTCAGAACTTGAGTCTGACTCCCTGATCCCCAGGTAGCAGATGTGCGCCCCTTAGTCGGGGGCCTTCTGCCATCAGGTTCCAACTTGCCTTCCACACAGCACCAACTCTTCTCTCCTGTAAAGTTCTGGAAGCTGTGCTTCTGGATTGgttacattaaaaacaattattctcTGTTGCTGTACACAAAATAGCAAGGGCATGGTGTTACACTTTGAGTAGGAATTTGAGCACCAAATTGTCTTATTTGACAGAGTGCATCCTGTTGGGGAGATGGgttcattttaaaacatgcttGCTTAAAGCATTgttaattgttaaaataaaaaaggacaaaacaaaaaagagtccTATCTGTGGCAGTAGATTGTTTCCATGTGCACATGGCTAAAATACCATTTTGGAGACAGACAAAAGGATGAGGGGTggagtgttggggtggggggcggtacAGCCTGACATTAACCAAGAAAGAGGAGGACAATTGGTGGTTGTTAGAGTTTCTGTTCCCTTTATATTCTTTATCGTCAAGTTACAACACCCCCTCAcccagttcctttttaaaaaatgtgatatttaGTGAGGTTTGTTTGTAGGCCTCTGCCAAGACATTACCCAAGCTTCTTTCTTCCCAGTCACCAACAAAAGGCACAGAATTGTGTTTTGAGTTTTTGAGAAGCCTGACTATTATAACTATTCAATAAAGGCATCACCAAGAATTGGGTTTTcacattctaaaaataaaaacataaaagtaaatgtCTTCTGATTAATATGTCAACCTTACAGAAGTCTTTATTTGTTCCATCCAAGTATTTAGTAGTTCTGCCaagaaaacaagatttttttggttttaaaaaaatggagtggTGTTTTAATAATGTTATAAGATATCCAGCATGTCCCACTTCATTACAGTTAACTTTCTATCATTACAGTATTTTAGATGTAATATTTTGGGCAGTCAGatcttttaaatgtttgaaaaacaaaatagaatagtCATAATTTAggaataattcatttaaaatacatgtttccTCCACATATTTGAACAATCTGTCCAAAACACAGCTCATTCATGTGGGACTTTGCCTGTGCAACTCTGAGTGGGAATCAGTACTTTCTTTGTTCGTCACTATGGAAACAAGTCAGCCTATCCTGAATGGCTGTTAGATCATGCAGAGTGATGCTCTTATCTCAGTGTAACTTCATCAGGGAGCAAGCTGGCACTGACATCTCCTGGCCTCCAGCTCTCCTCCTGGGGGCCCAGCGCCATGCAGGACCCGCCCCGGCGGCTCTCGGCCATGCCCTTCCTCAGCTCCTTCTTACAGGGCCGCCGGCACTCGGCCTCAGACACAGTACTGAGGCTGCCGCAGGGGCAGCACGGCTCCGGCTCCGCCACCAAGATGCTCTCCTCATCCTCTCTCCAGGTGATGCTAGCTGTGTCCTCTCTCAGCTGCGCCAAGAGAAATCCAACTTGTCCcgagagaaaaagtaaaactccttttcttcttaaagattGCCTCAACTTTGAGTTTAAATTTAAGGAATGTGAAAAGGCTGTGCTGTGCTTATACCTTATTAATTTTTGACCATTCTGCATTATACTTTTTACTGTCTGTTATGCTGAGAGTTTCAGTGGATATATAATAGATAAAATGATtgactgttgtgtgttttttgtttaaaaacgTAGTTCTGAACAAACCTCACTCCCTTATAAAAGATCTGCTTTTATGGTTTCTTCTCTTTGTGACCAATATGACATGTGGAGATTGTGTACAAAAGAGTTTCCTACATTAAGAGATAGTGAACTTACATGCAATGAATATGGATTTAATCTTGACACAATAAAGGGTGGTTAGCACCAGCTCCTCATCTGCAACCTGAGATAAAATGGAAGCCGTTTCCCAGTCACTGTTCTGTTTGGAGAGTGGAATTTCAAATCCCTTCCTGCATGTTCTAGGCAATTCAGGACGTCCAACACCGAAGTATACAAAAGTTGGAGAGCGTTTACGGCATGTCATTCCTGGACACATGGCCTGCTCCATGGCCTGTGGGGGCAAAGCTTGCAAATATGAAAATCCAGCccgctggagtgagcaggagcaGGCCATTAAGGGGATCTACTCATCCTGGTGAGTGATTCTGTCAGTCTGTTGTAGCTCTTCCCTGCGGCTAAGTTGAAAAAGGTAGTGAAGATGTATGTGGTGCTGGATGGCAGGAGGCCGTGGAAGAGGATGTATGGGGTTTTGAAGTCAGAACCTTGTCTCCCATCTCTTGCTGCCTGACAAGCTGTGGCCTGCTCACATAGgcactctgaacctcagttttctcatctgtgaaatggaaataatataacCAATGCCatagggtctttttttaattaagtgaaataatgtatgtaaatatcTTAAAGAAATGATAACTAGATAGCTCTTAAATTTCGGAATTtgctagaaataataaaaatgctgccctaaccagtttggctcagtggatagagcatcggcctgtggactgaaaggtcccaggtttgattccggtcaagggcatgtaccttggttgcaggcacatccccagtaggaggtgtgcaggaggcagctgatcaatgtttctctctcatcgatgtttctgactctctatccctctcccttcctctctgtaaaaaatcaatataatgtattttttaaaaaatgctgagctataaattttaaaaattatgaggtAGTTTCCAATTTCATACAGGTAAGCTTTAACCTTGCTTTAATTTTGGTCCTGTTCTCTGTGTGAAAGGACCCACTTTCACACAAACACATCTTCAGTCTGCCTCAATAGAGTGGTACAAGTTGTCAGTTCAGTGGACAGTATGAGATGCTTGCATTTTTTATGGTTTATTAATAGTAAACTGTTAAGTAGATCTTTTCAATGTAGTGATACCTGAAAAGTTTTGATAATCAGACCAAATCttatttgaaaatcactgtttaAAGAATTCTGGTGATGAATCAATTTATATAGCAAGAATCCATTTACAGATTAGATAATTTGTTGACCAGAGTCTCTAAATTGCAACCCACACTTTTTCATACTGGATTTGCTGGGGACATGGATTTGGATAATGTTGGGGGTCCAGTGTCACTGTTCTGCACAGATCATATTCTAGTGCGTCACTGTCTTTCTTAAAGAATCTTGTGAGAAAGCCAACACTATTCCTGATGTAAATTTCTAATAATGCAGCTTAAGgccacattaatattttttatttgttttttactgaaCCATCTGAATCTTTTTTTGCCTCTGCTGATATTAAGTTACATCTCTCCTCATCTCATACCAAGTATTGTTAAATCTTGGATCTTCTAATGTTTTGGGGGGCCCTGTTGAATTTCAGGCATTACCCCAAGGTGAGGGATTGGTATCTTTTTGGATCCTGCCCTGTTTATTTAACTCCTCTCGGGTTCATATGACCCACATCTTTTGGTAGACTGCATGATGTACCTTTCACGCAGCCATTTGTTTGGTCTCTGTCCATTCGTGCAGTCAATAAACATGCATTTGGCtacaggccaggcactgtgctagacactTTCAAGTTATTACCTCTTCTTCATCAAAGTATTGTGAAGTAGGCATTGGTAAAGTCATTTTATTGATGAAGAGATTGAGGGCCAGAGAAACTTAAGTAATGTGCTACACAGCGTTTAGAAAGTAGAAAAGCCAGCATTTGAAACCAGGCCCAACTGATTCCaaagattttgttttttgctaAATTGCAATAACTCAGCATTTATTAATAACCACGTGTGGGGATTTTTGCTGAAGACTTTACATCTGTATCATGTTGACTTCTCACACCAGCCGTCCAAGGCAggtgtttttattctatttaacaCACAGGTAGCTAAACTGAAAATAGCTCAAGAACTAAAAATGCCTCCTGCTTGTCCTCCTCATGGTTAAAAACCTTTGGATAACGAACCTAGACTGTCACCTTTGCTGCCAGTTGAGGTTTCTCCATCATGTCCACTAGAATCTCTTGAGTGtccttgaaaatgttttattgcaGTACATACTTAGGCCCTGGAATTTTCCCAGAGATTTAAGCAGCTAGGTAGGGTTTTTTTAGGGCCCTAATCATAATGCAAAATTTAGGCCAGATTTGGATAAGGAGATTTTTATCTTACAGAGTTATTGAAATCCTAGAAAAAGTAGTGGCTTAATACCCTGCTCTCAGTCCATGGAGCTGGAATGTTCTAGGTTTTGTGATTTCACCAGTCCTTTCTCCCATCTGTAGGATCACTGATAACATCCTGGCCATGGCTCGCCCGTCCACTGAGCTCCTTGAGAAATACTGCATCATCGAGCAGTTTCGTAGGTAAAATGTCCCATTGTTCATACAGTAGAATAAGCCAGCTCATGTTTTCTCTTCCATTGCTTTTGACATCGATGGGAAAgggttttcattttaacaatagGTGTAAAGAACCTATTTCGAATAAGATATTTGAGAATAATTGGTAATGTTTATTAATGCTAAAagtgattacttttttttttttaatgctagctAATTCTCAGTATgactcattcttttctttttcttttaagccgTGGCTTAAAAACAGTCATTAACCTGCAGCGGCCTGGTGAGCACGCCAGCTGTGGGAACCCTTTGGAACAAGAAAGTGGCTTCACGTACCTTCCTGAGGCCTTCATGGAGGCTGGCAGTAAGTCCTTCCACGCCTCTCTCCATGAGTTACCGAGACCGTACCCAGAGACTTTGGTCTGCTCAGCTCTTAGCTTTAAAAGGCGATGGAGCCGaaacggtgtggctcagtggatagagcgtcggcctgcggactcaagggtcccaggttcgatcccggtcaagggcatgtaccttggttgtgggcacatccccagtagggggtgtgcaagaggcagctgatcgatgtttctctctcatcgatgtttctaactctctatccctctcccttcctctctgtaaaaaatcaataaaatatatttaaaaaaataaaataataataataaaagatgaaaGGCGATGGAAATAACTGTGTAGTAGTAGAGCTCCTAAACATGAAGAGGAGCTCACTTTAACTTTAAAGAACGCTACCATTCTTCTGTGGTATTGCTGTTGAAAGGGCaggctttctttttctgtgagagGGACCTTGGGAGGAGACCCTGTAGAAATAATGGTAACATTTGATTAGTGATTGCATTAACATTAACAGTATGTCAGACCTGTCATCTCATTTTACCCTTACAGCAGTCAAGTAACAGTTGTTTCTGCTTCACATGAGGCCACACAGGCTTAGCAAGTTCTGCtttgcccacagtcacacagcctAACTGTGTTAGCAGGATTGGAACTCAGGACTCGCTGATGCTTTTGCTGCTGCACAGCAGTTCTGCCCCTGGGTAGGATCCTAGGATTCCTTATGTGACACTTTCAGAAGCTCCTTAGTCACAAGAACTTAGGAGTGGGATCCCACCAGGTTAGAAAGGATCAACCAGTGCGATTTTGGaacttttttaaagaagcttTTACCTagctcttttttccccactgggTGAAAAAATCTGCACCATCTTCTGCTGTTTATCAGTCATTTAGGCTATGCTTCACCAGGATTATGCTTTCTCTTCAGAGCTGAGGTATCTGGATGTAGATTACTGACTTTATTAACTTGCAGTCCTGCTTTTCCATAATTCTTTCTGGCCGAGTTTCAGCAGGAAATGCCTTAAGTAATAGGGAATGTGCTTTGTAAGAATTGTTAACAATAAACTTACTGGAAATGTAAAAAGCCTATTATTCTAGGCCTACACATCTAGTGAGATCTGCGTGCCTTACAGCTTTTACTCTTCATGAATTCACTCACTTTCTTCACATATTCTTGCAAGTATTTTCCTATATGTTgatgttttttttcctgttctctttTTCATTGCCCAGTTTATTTCTACAATTTCGGATGGAAGGATTATGGTGTAGCGTCGCTTACCACCATCTTAGATATGGTGAAGGTGATGACATTTGCCTTACAAGAAGGAAAAGTAGCTATCCATTGTCATGCAGGGCTTGGTCGAACAGGTAAATTCTAGAAGGTTGTTTTATTGCCTTGTagtatatttaaacatataaagaataatattttttaatatctaatgtctttaaaaatagtaatgaaaACAGCAAGCATTGTTTTACctactgttctaagcattttacactGTCTTATTAATAAATCTTTAGCAACATAGTGGGTTTTGAAACAGACTAAGCAATTTGCTACATCAAGTTAGTGGAAGGGCCAAGATTTAAATTCATGACTGTCAGAATTTTGTTTGTGAAGGAGAGTCTATCCATGCCTGGAATTCTATataaaaatcagttattttaCTTAAACAGGCAGCAGAATCTCAGTGTCTTGCTGATATTGGGGCAGAAATAAAGACTGATGAGTTGGAATCTTCATTACCATTTGGTTCAACCAGACACCTGAGCTTGACTCTGGCCATAGTGTACCTGTGTACCTGCCATGGAGTCTCCCACCTGCTCAGGAGCTTTGTTAGGGGAATGCTTTGTTAGGGGAATACTGTTAAGGCTGTTTTCCTAATGTAAAGTGCTTATAGCAATATAGAATTATGTCATGgtatggaaaaaaacacatattcatGTAGAGACAAGTCTACAAGAAGAATTGTCGGGGGAAAATAGATTGTGAATGTGAATACTTCCCAAATTTAAAAATGTCCAAGTTGGTAGAATGCCAGGCAGGAATATTCCAGCAACTGATGCAAAGGCAGGAGTGGGAACTTCCAAGTGTAGTATATGGATCCATTGGATGGAAATTTTCAGAAACTGTTAAATGGGAAATAGAAGCAGGATTTTATTTCTCCCATGTTAGAGTTGGGCATAAGAGGATAAACATGCTAGATCACCTCCCCATACTCCCCAATTACTCAGTCATTCCCCTATTTCACTCAGTGATTCGCCCCAACTCCATGCTGACTCCCCTTACTCCACACTTAGTCATCCCCCACTCACTCCACAATTACTCCATCATCCCCCTTACTCCACACTTAGTCATCCCCCACTCACTCCACAATTACTCCGTCATCCCCCTTACTCCACACTTACTCATCCCCCACTCACTCCGCCATTACTCCGTCATCCCCCTTACTCCACACTTAGTCATCCCCCACTCACTCCACAATTACTCCTTCATCCCCCTTACTCCACACTTAGTCATCCCCCACTCACTCCGCCATTACTCCATCATCCCCCCTTACTCCACACTTAGCTTCACTGCCACAGTTTCTGTGCTTCCTCTGGGTACAGTGGGTACTGAGTGTTCTCAGTCAAGACAAGGGGTACCATatagacaaataaatatataaacacctTTGCAAAAAGCTACAAAGTTATATTATCCTTAAAACGTTTCCCTATTTATATGGTTTCTaacacatataaaatttaaatcatctgagagtgataaataaaaatatatataagcttTCTCATccagttttttcttcttcactacGTAGGTGTTTTAATAGCTTGTTACTTAGTTTTTGCAACAAGAATGACTGCTGATCAAGCCATTATATTTGTTCGGGCAAAGCGTCCGAATTCCATTCAGACTCGAGGACAACTACTGTGTGTGAGGGAATTTACTCAGTTTCTGATTCCTCTTCGCAACATATTCTCTTGCTGTGACCCCAAAGCACATGCTGTCACCTTAACACAATATCTGACTCGCCAGCGGCATCTACTTCATGGTTATGAGGCGCGACTTCTGAAACACGTGCCAAAAATTATCCACCTTGTGTGCAAATTGCTGCTCGACTTAGCTGAGAACAGGCCCATAGTGACAGAAGAAGCAGTAGAGGCACCTGGCCTCTCAGCGGAAATTGAAAAGACCGTTTCTGAGGTGGTCACAATGCAGCTGGATAGAGAGTTACTGAGGCACGACAGTGAGGCGTCGGACTCCTTCACTCCCACTGCAGTGGCGGTGGATGTTGAGAATCAGGATAGGATTCTTTCCAGTGAGCAAGAGTTTGACCCTCTTTGGAAGAGACGGAATGTAGAGTGCCTTCAGCCCCTGACTCACCTGAAAAGGCAACTCAGCTACAGCGACTCAGATTTACAGAGAGCCGAGTCACTTCTGGAGCAGTCAGGGTCCCCATGGACAGCATCTGCTCAGATCTCATTCTGCCACATCCCTAGGCAGAGGACGCCTATAGGCCACTGTGACACCCCACAGACTCCACAGCTGGATTTCAATAAGGAAATGCTGGTCCacaatacattttctttctggAATC from Eptesicus fuscus isolate TK198812 chromosome 15, DD_ASM_mEF_20220401, whole genome shotgun sequence encodes:
- the PTPDC1 gene encoding protein tyrosine phosphatase domain-containing protein 1; its protein translation is MAAGVLPQNEPPYSTLVNNSGHAANMKGNSGRPTPKYTKVGERLRHVIPGHMACSMACGGKACKYENPARWSEQEQAIKGIYSSWITDNILAMARPSTELLEKYCIIEQFRSRGLKTVINLQRPGEHASCGNPLEQESGFTYLPEAFMEAGIYFYNFGWKDYGVASLTTILDMVKVMTFALQEGKVAIHCHAGLGRTGVLIACYLVFATRMTADQAIIFVRAKRPNSIQTRGQLLCVREFTQFLIPLRNIFSCCDPKAHAVTLTQYLTRQRHLLHGYEARLLKHVPKIIHLVCKLLLDLAENRPIVTEEAVEAPGLSAEIEKTVSEVVTMQLDRELLRHDSEASDSFTPTAVAVDVENQDRILSSEQEFDPLWKRRNVECLQPLTHLKRQLSYSDSDLQRAESLLEQSGSPWTASAQISFCHIPRQRTPIGHCDTPQTPQLDFNKEMLVHNTFSFWNPTKLGGLERLKDDGSPIFQRKNIPKEVQRSRTFSSGSSNPGEPVTPNVADIPKKPHCSPQQGTPCHCEVHGGYSSPVYYGSSPKAQSSVGPKTQSSKDVPEVTPHTALQSELSVEERRILAAKALANLSEFAEKEEVKRKVEMWQKELNSRDGAWERICHERDPFILCSLMWSWVEQLKEPVITQEDVSMLADRCADAADALFLLEKGQHQTILCVLHCLVSLQPVPVDVEEAVLAHAIQAFTKVNFDSENGPIVYNTLKKIFKHTLEEKRKMTKDSPKPGV